The Vibrio alginolyticus NBRC 15630 = ATCC 17749 genomic sequence GAGCAACGTTAATTCTTTCATGGCTTTTGGTGGTGTGTGCGATGGCAAAACCCACCGTGTTAGGCGAGCCTCAAGTTCGCGAGAGTTTAGGCCGCGATGTGATGGTGGTGGTGGATCTTTCGGGCTCCATGGCCGAGCCAGATTTCACCTCACGTACAGGCGAAAAAATTTCTCGTCTTGATGCGGCAAAAGAAGTGCTGTCGGAGTTTGTTCAGTCTCGTAAAGGTGACCGATTAGGCTTGGTGCTTTTTGGTGATGCTGCTTTCGTGCAAACGCCATTTACCGCAGACCAAAAAGTGTGGCTCGAACTGCTTAACCAAACCGATGTGGCAATGGCAGGGCAGAGTACCCATCTTGGTGATGCGATTGGCTTAGCGATTAAAGTTTTTGAGCAAAGCGATAAGTCGCGTAGTGCTTTAGAACAAGACCAAAACCGTGAAAAAGTCGCGATTGTATTAACCGATGGTAACGACACGGGCAGTTTTGTTGAACCGATTGATGCGGCGAAAGTTGCGAAAGCCAAAGGCGTGAGAGTACACGTCATTGCGATGGGCGATCCGGAAACGATAGGTGAAACCGCGTTGGATATGGACACGATTCATCGCATTGCGAAAGAATCCGGCGGTGAAGCGTTTGAAGCACTCAACCGTGATGAACTATCGGCTGCCTACGACGAAATTGGCAAACTGGAACCTCAACTTTACGAAAGCACTACATACCGCCCAAAACAAAGCCTTCATCATTACTTGATGGCGTTAGTGGTCATCATGCATTTGCTCGCGTTCAGCGTCGCAACACTCAAAAGAAGGGCTGTTACACGATCATCATTAGGAGAGAGC encodes the following:
- a CDS encoding vWA domain-containing protein, whose translation is MNDLLASITGLSGFEFTHPMWFLVLPLPLVVYYLVPAYRTKQMAIKVPFFSQLVEAIGETPSEGASQLTPSWWQRATLILSWLLVVCAMAKPTVLGEPQVRESLGRDVMVVVDLSGSMAEPDFTSRTGEKISRLDAAKEVLSEFVQSRKGDRLGLVLFGDAAFVQTPFTADQKVWLELLNQTDVAMAGQSTHLGDAIGLAIKVFEQSDKSRSALEQDQNREKVAIVLTDGNDTGSFVEPIDAAKVAKAKGVRVHVIAMGDPETIGETALDMDTIHRIAKESGGEAFEALNRDELSAAYDEIGKLEPQLYESTTYRPKQSLHHYLMALVVIMHLLAFSVATLKRRAVTRSSLGESDV